One Methanosarcinales archaeon DNA window includes the following coding sequences:
- a CDS encoding 30S ribosomal protein S27e produces MLQEPKSRFLKVKCNDCDNEQVIFGSASSIAGCNVCGRTLAEPSGGKAIIKTQILEVLE; encoded by the coding sequence ATGCTTCAAGAACCAAAAAGCAGATTCCTCAAAGTCAAATGCAATGACTGCGATAATGAACAGGTGATATTTGGCAGCGCCAGCAGCATTGCTGGATGCAATGTCTGCGGACGTACATTAGCAGAACCATCTGGTGGAAAGGCTATTATCAAAACCCAGATATTGGAAGTACTTGAATAA
- a CDS encoding 50S ribosomal protein L44e, with protein sequence MKMPNKFRTHCPFCKTHTEHIVERVKKGKASSMTRITRQRKRQTGIGNSGKFSKVPGGDKPTKKVALRYRCIACKKAYQKKCFRAGKFEFKE encoded by the coding sequence ATGAAGATGCCGAATAAGTTCAGGACACACTGTCCTTTCTGCAAGACCCATACAGAACATATAGTAGAAAGGGTCAAGAAAGGAAAAGCTTCGTCTATGACCAGGATCACGCGACAGAGAAAGAGACAAACAGGTATAGGAAACTCAGGCAAATTCTCAAAGGTACCGGGCGGCGACAAACCTACCAAGAAAGTTGCATTGAGATACCGATGTATTGCATGTAAAAAAGCATATCAGAAGAAGTGCTTCAGAGCAGGCAAATTCGAATTTAAGGAGTGA
- a CDS encoding RNA-protein complex protein Nop10, with translation MGQHINKCAECNTYTLKDKCSYCQNKIINPRPARFSMEDRYGKYRRLLKEQLKKV, from the coding sequence ATGGGGCAACATATTAATAAATGTGCTGAATGCAATACCTATACCTTAAAAGACAAGTGTTCTTATTGCCAAAATAAAATAATTAATCCAAGACCAGCACGTTTTTCAATGGAAGATAGATATGGTAAATACAGGCGATTATTAAAAGAACAATTAAAAAAGGTCTGA
- a CDS encoding proteasome assembly chaperone family protein encodes MKETIVNIFKKVELKDPILIEGLPGVGHVGKLVAEHMVGELETEKIVEIFSPHFPPQVLVKEDFTVELAKNEIYAHRSDSGQDLVLVVGDHQSVTNEGHYEITDIILDIAEEYNVKRIYTLGGYGTGQLNEEEEVLGSVNNVDLVEELKEYGVHFIDNEPAGGIIGISGLLLGMGKQRNIDAACLMGTTSGYLVDPKSAQAVLSVLCKILDIEMDTQALEERAKEMERIMAKIIEIEQMQKPREIGPDDDLRYIG; translated from the coding sequence ATGAAAGAGACTATTGTTAACATTTTCAAAAAAGTTGAACTTAAAGACCCGATTTTAATTGAAGGACTCCCGGGAGTGGGTCATGTGGGCAAACTTGTGGCAGAACATATGGTTGGAGAATTGGAAACTGAAAAGATCGTTGAGATATTTTCACCCCATTTTCCACCCCAGGTGCTTGTTAAAGAAGATTTCACAGTTGAACTTGCAAAAAATGAGATTTATGCTCACAGGTCAGATTCTGGTCAGGATTTGGTGCTCGTTGTAGGCGATCATCAAAGTGTTACCAATGAAGGACATTATGAAATTACAGATATTATTCTGGATATAGCTGAAGAATACAATGTAAAACGTATTTATACATTGGGTGGATATGGCACAGGCCAGCTTAATGAGGAAGAGGAAGTATTGGGTTCTGTAAATAATGTTGATTTGGTCGAGGAATTGAAAGAATACGGTGTCCATTTTATAGACAATGAACCTGCCGGAGGCATCATTGGCATTTCAGGTTTGTTGTTGGGTATGGGTAAACAACGAAATATCGACGCAGCTTGTCTTATGGGTACTACTTCAGGTTATCTGGTGGATCCAAAAAGCGCACAGGCTGTATTATCTGTGTTATGCAAGATACTGGATATCGAGATGGATACCCAGGCACTTGAAGAAAGAGCAAAAGAAATGGAACGCATAATGGCCAAGATCATTGAAATTGAACAAATGCAAAAGCCAAGAGAAATTGGTCCTGATGATGATCTTAGATATATCGGCTAA
- the priS gene encoding DNA primase catalytic subunit PriS codes for MNPTTTIFIKKKFQEHYKKDPPQSPPNLKQREWGFLMFDPKSGMRRHKGFLSDLEMQEYVQAMVPAHVYHSAAYYDRPAAGTMNEKKWLGADLIFDLDADHLPEPADSYKGMLDAVKKETLKLIGFLTDDFGFEDDELHIAFSGGRGYHIHVRDPGVLTLDSAQRREIVDYISGTGLNISHIFKREIIEGDEKKSKILKMPSESQGGWGRLVNRELIKYLQELAGDEHAEQKLTEFKKIGKKKAEKIIDTMNNPKHLAQLRKGNFDALSSLHMEFWETAIQQIIHNIQGHIDEPVTADVKRLIRAASSLHGKSGMKVISLTVDQLYDFDPLIDAVVFGNNEIKINVTKHTTIEMMDDRFELDEGKNILPEYAAIYLMCRGGAEYMEVMV; via the coding sequence ATGAACCCCACAACAACCATTTTTATAAAAAAAAAATTCCAGGAGCATTATAAGAAAGACCCACCCCAATCACCTCCAAACCTGAAACAGCGTGAATGGGGATTTTTAATGTTCGACCCTAAATCTGGCATGCGAAGACACAAGGGATTCTTAAGCGATCTGGAAATGCAGGAATATGTCCAGGCCATGGTCCCTGCACATGTTTACCATTCGGCTGCGTATTATGATCGCCCGGCTGCAGGTACTATGAATGAAAAGAAATGGCTGGGCGCTGATCTGATCTTTGACCTTGATGCTGATCACCTGCCAGAACCAGCCGATTCTTATAAGGGTATGCTGGATGCTGTAAAGAAAGAGACGTTGAAATTGATCGGCTTTTTGACCGATGATTTCGGTTTTGAGGATGATGAACTTCACATCGCCTTTTCAGGTGGTCGGGGGTACCACATCCATGTTCGTGATCCCGGGGTATTGACCCTTGATAGTGCGCAGCGCAGGGAGATCGTCGACTATATCAGCGGGACTGGATTAAATATATCCCATATTTTCAAAAGAGAAATTATTGAGGGGGATGAGAAGAAGTCAAAAATCCTGAAAATGCCTTCCGAATCCCAGGGGGGATGGGGACGGTTAGTGAACCGGGAATTGATAAAATATTTGCAGGAGCTGGCAGGGGATGAACATGCAGAACAAAAACTTACAGAATTCAAGAAAATAGGAAAGAAAAAAGCGGAAAAAATCATAGATACTATGAACAACCCCAAACATCTTGCACAATTAAGAAAAGGTAACTTTGATGCTCTAAGTTCTCTTCATATGGAGTTCTGGGAGACTGCCATACAGCAGATCATCCATAATATTCAAGGACATATTGACGAACCAGTCACTGCCGATGTAAAGCGTCTCATCCGGGCAGCTTCATCCCTGCACGGCAAATCGGGCATGAAAGTGATATCATTGACTGTGGACCAATTATATGATTTTGATCCACTCATTGATGCCGTGGTGTTTGGAAATAATGAGATAAAGATAAATGTAACAAAACATACTACAATTGAAATGATGGATGATAGATTTGAACTGGATGAGGGAAAAAACATCCTGCCTGAATATGCCGCTATATATCTGATGTGCAGGGGCGGAGCTGAATATATGGAGGTCATGGTGTGA
- a CDS encoding Fic family protein, which translates to MNNRAGTYESLPAGYTAFIPNTLPPVPPIEYDDELHSLLSKADRNIARLDGITTVLPNPDLFIAMYVKKEALLSSQIEGTQASLEGVLEFEADLTPKDDVKEIKEVINYIKALNYGIKKLDDNPVSLELIKEIHKILLEGARGANLDPGEFRAFQNYIGAPGALVHEATFVPPPPDKVLPAMEGLERFLHSTDNIPPLVKIALIHAQFETIHPFLDGNGRIGRLLISFYLVWKGILEKPLLYLSYYLKNNRNEYYDLLMKVRTKGAWEDWIKFFLKGVSQTSLEAANTAGEIIRLKEDLILKLYENSISSIYAVKLLDFLFDRPLISSTEIVDKLNISTVTANELVKKFENIGILREITGKKRYKRYIFANYVDIISRGTQNI; encoded by the coding sequence ATGAACAACAGAGCTGGAACATATGAATCACTGCCCGCCGGTTATACTGCATTTATTCCTAACACTCTGCCACCTGTTCCCCCAATAGAGTATGACGACGAGCTTCATTCTCTATTATCAAAGGCTGACAGAAATATTGCAAGACTGGATGGTATCACCACTGTCCTGCCGAATCCTGATCTTTTTATTGCCATGTATGTGAAAAAAGAGGCCCTTTTAAGTTCACAGATCGAAGGAACCCAGGCCTCACTGGAAGGAGTCCTGGAATTCGAGGCTGATCTGACACCCAAAGACGATGTAAAAGAGATCAAGGAAGTAATAAATTACATTAAAGCGCTAAATTATGGAATAAAAAAGTTGGATGACAATCCAGTGTCTTTAGAGCTTATTAAAGAGATACACAAAATACTGCTTGAAGGAGCAAGAGGTGCCAACCTGGACCCAGGTGAATTCAGGGCTTTCCAGAATTATATAGGCGCACCAGGGGCTTTGGTACATGAAGCAACATTTGTTCCGCCGCCACCTGATAAGGTCCTGCCTGCAATGGAAGGACTTGAAAGGTTTCTTCACAGTACAGATAACATCCCGCCCCTGGTCAAGATCGCCCTAATTCATGCGCAATTTGAAACGATACACCCGTTTTTGGATGGTAATGGGAGGATAGGGAGACTCCTTATTTCGTTCTATCTTGTCTGGAAGGGGATATTGGAAAAACCACTGTTATATTTGAGTTATTACCTTAAAAATAACAGGAATGAATATTATGACCTGCTGATGAAGGTGCGTACCAAAGGGGCATGGGAAGATTGGATAAAGTTCTTCCTAAAAGGTGTCAGTCAAACTTCACTGGAAGCTGCCAATACTGCCGGGGAGATAATAAGATTAAAGGAAGACCTGATATTGAAACTGTATGAAAATTCCATATCAAGTATTTATGCTGTAAAATTACTGGACTTCCTTTTTGACAGACCACTGATCAGCAGTACCGAGATTGTTGATAAATTGAACATCTCGACTGTGACTGCTAATGAACTGGTAAAGAAGTTTGAGAACATTGGTATTTTACGGGAGATAACAGGTAAGAAAAGATATAAAAGGTATATTTTTGCAAATTATGTTGATATTATTAGCCGGGGTACCCAGAATATTTAA
- a CDS encoding FAD-binding protein, producing the protein MSDPLIHQYDIIIIGGGLTGLRAAIEAVKSGFNTAVISKVHPLRSHSVAAQGGINAALGNALGAEDDSACPVDGENPDYLGPAALAKLYRFYIDPREKDHDSRLFLADKEPGWWACQVHANCRLQQMGEKTP; encoded by the coding sequence ATATCAGATCCATTAATCCATCAATACGATATAATCATTATCGGCGGGGGCCTGACAGGACTTAGGGCTGCCATCGAAGCGGTTAAGTCCGGATTTAATACTGCAGTCATATCAAAGGTGCATCCTCTGCGTTCCCACTCGGTTGCAGCCCAGGGAGGTATCAATGCGGCCCTTGGTAATGCACTGGGCGCTGAAGACGATTCTGCCTGTCCTGTTGACGGGGAAAATCCGGACTATCTGGGTCCGGCAGCCCTGGCCAAACTGTACCGGTTCTATATCGACCCCAGGGAAAAGGATCACGATTCACGATTGTTTCTGGCTGATAAGGAGCCGGGCTGGTGGGCCTGCCAGGTCCATGCAAATTGCAGACTTCAACAGATGGGGGAAAAGACACCATGA
- a CDS encoding translation initiation factor IF-2 subunit alpha, producing MERKGWPELDDLVVCTVVQVKDFGAFTQLDEYGNKEGLIHISEVATGWVKYIRDHVREGQKIVCKVLNVEPDKQHIDLSFKDVNEHQRREKIQSWKNEQKAEKWISYVAEITNTEPEQLEKLIDLLYEAFDNVFDAFEEGMRNGPDSLIEVGVDENHAEAISRVGSENIKIPYVEISGYMNLICPLPDGVDVINKSLIAASKVKVDDDVNVEVAYVGAPRYRIHVTAPDYKKAESVLKSSAETAINIVQKAKGTGTFHRHNEAKA from the coding sequence ATGGAACGTAAAGGCTGGCCTGAACTAGACGATCTGGTAGTTTGTACAGTTGTGCAGGTCAAAGACTTTGGTGCATTCACCCAACTTGACGAATACGGTAATAAAGAAGGCCTGATCCATATCTCAGAAGTGGCTACCGGGTGGGTCAAATACATAAGGGACCATGTCAGGGAAGGGCAGAAAATAGTCTGCAAGGTCTTGAATGTAGAGCCTGATAAACAACACATCGACCTTTCATTTAAAGACGTCAATGAACATCAGCGCCGGGAAAAAATTCAATCCTGGAAAAATGAGCAAAAGGCCGAAAAATGGATTTCGTATGTGGCAGAGATTACGAATACAGAGCCTGAACAACTGGAAAAGCTGATTGACCTGTTATATGAGGCATTTGATAATGTCTTCGATGCTTTTGAAGAGGGGATGCGCAATGGACCGGATAGCCTGATCGAAGTAGGTGTTGATGAAAACCACGCTGAAGCGATCAGCAGAGTAGGATCCGAGAATATTAAGATCCCTTACGTGGAGATATCAGGATATATGAATCTCATATGTCCACTTCCTGATGGCGTGGATGTAATAAATAAATCCTTAATAGCAGCATCCAAGGTCAAGGTTGATGATGATGTAAATGTAGAAGTGGCATATGTAGGAGCTCCCAGATACAGGATACATGTGACAGCTCCGGATTATAAAAAAGCAGAGAGCGTACTTAAATCTTCAGCTGAAACGGCTATTAACATTGTCCAAAAAGCTAAAGGTACGGGGACTTTCCACAGGCATAATGAAGCAAAAGCCTGA